From Amycolatopsis cihanbeyliensis, a single genomic window includes:
- the thrC gene encoding threonine synthase — MTPALTTTTRTATKRTLDLGPAAELVSKEEGHRQPLAPEFVSAEDFSPLEVAYDFGRVRREDIESGPRSIWRYKRLLPVPSDVEQIPNTEPGCTRLVRADRLAEALGVRRVWVKDDTGNPTHSFKDRVVAVALAAAREFGFEVLACPSTGNLANAVAAAAARAGWQSVVLIPSSLERAKVLTTAVYDGALIAVDGNYDDVNRLATELAGEHENWAFVNVNVRPYYSEGSKTLAFEVAEQLGWRLPEQIVVPIASGSQLTKVDKGFRELGELGLVEPSPYRVFGAQATGCSPVSAAFRNGHDVVQPVKPDTIARSLAIGNPADGPYVLDTVSRTGGAIEDVTDEEVVEGIRLLARTEGIFTETAGGVTVATAKKLVEAGKLDPDAETVLLITGDGLKTLDAIEDKVGPKATVPPSAEAVGKALGR; from the coding sequence ATGACGCCAGCCCTGACCACGACCACCCGCACCGCCACCAAGCGCACGCTCGACCTCGGTCCGGCCGCGGAACTGGTCTCCAAGGAAGAAGGGCACCGCCAACCCCTGGCGCCCGAGTTCGTCTCCGCGGAGGACTTCTCCCCGCTAGAGGTCGCCTACGACTTCGGCCGGGTGCGCAGGGAGGACATCGAGTCCGGACCACGTAGCATCTGGCGCTACAAGCGGCTCCTCCCGGTGCCGTCGGATGTGGAGCAGATCCCGAACACCGAACCCGGCTGTACCCGGCTGGTGCGTGCCGACCGGCTGGCCGAGGCGCTCGGCGTCCGGAGGGTCTGGGTCAAGGACGACACCGGCAACCCCACGCACTCGTTCAAGGACCGGGTCGTGGCCGTCGCGCTGGCCGCCGCCCGCGAGTTCGGTTTCGAGGTACTGGCCTGCCCTTCGACCGGAAACCTGGCGAACGCGGTCGCCGCCGCGGCCGCTCGTGCCGGCTGGCAGTCGGTGGTGCTCATCCCGTCCTCGCTGGAGCGCGCCAAGGTCCTCACCACCGCCGTGTACGACGGCGCGCTGATCGCCGTGGACGGCAACTACGACGATGTGAACCGGCTGGCGACCGAACTCGCGGGTGAACACGAGAACTGGGCCTTCGTCAACGTCAACGTGCGCCCGTACTACTCGGAGGGTTCCAAGACGCTGGCCTTCGAGGTGGCCGAGCAGCTCGGCTGGCGGCTGCCGGAGCAGATCGTGGTACCCATCGCGTCCGGATCCCAATTGACCAAAGTGGACAAAGGCTTCCGCGAGCTCGGCGAGCTCGGCCTGGTGGAGCCCAGCCCGTACCGGGTGTTCGGCGCGCAGGCCACGGGCTGCTCCCCCGTGTCGGCCGCCTTCCGCAACGGGCACGACGTGGTGCAGCCGGTGAAGCCGGACACGATCGCCCGCTCACTGGCGATCGGCAATCCCGCGGACGGGCCGTATGTCCTGGACACCGTGAGTCGTACCGGTGGCGCGATCGAGGACGTCACCGACGAGGAAGTGGTCGAGGGCATCCGGCTGCTGGCCCGCACCGAGGGCATCTTCACCGAGACCGCGGGCGGGGTGACCGTGGCGACGGCGAAGAAGCTGGTGGAAGCAGGCAAGCTGGACCCGGACGCCGAGACGGTGCTGCTGATCACCGGCGACGGCTTGAAGACCCTGGACGCGATCGAGGACAAGGTGGGCCCGAAGGCGACCGTTCCGCCCTCGGCCGAGGCCGTCGGCAAGGCACTCGGCCGGTAA
- a CDS encoding ComEC/Rec2 family competence protein, with protein MTVTDPARAVPVKHDLRLVSAAVTAWLAALLGLLCGWWVAPLVAGLGVLAAVLALWRGRSVRVRAGAAALLVCGLLSGGLLGPRLWQAEHDTLREHAARGAGATLRVEVTQRPRPVRSAGYAGRQGGVRAVLVAAVVLEVIAAERPVPSSGRVLLIAPAAEWSRVLPGQVVTVGSGELAPARPGELTVAVCYVRGPPVHAGTAPWWQRAAESMRAGLRAASGVLTAEPGGLLPGLVAGDTSALVPRVEHEFLDAGMSHLVAVSGSNLAIVCGAVLLLLRAFRLGPRLRAGAAGLVLAGFLLLVGPEPSVLRAGVMGAVALLALALGRNGSALPALAVAVGGLVLYDPAMAVSFGFALSVVATAGLVLLAPIWARTMTDRGVPAGCAEALTVPLAAFLVTAPVIAGMAGELSLVSVVANVLAAPVVAPVTILGVAATVLAGVWPLGAEALVRLAGPGLDWLILVAREASAVPGAVLPWPDGWWGGALAAAVAALLVLAVRYRPARTGLAVTLVFGLLVLVPLRTIAPSWPPANWAVVACDVGQGDAIVLATGEPGRAVVVDTGPQPGPVDRCLDRLDVDRVPLVLLSHLHADHIGGLRSVFEGRVVGGIAVGPGRDPEWAWHQVVDEAAAHRTPLVELGSGDQLTWPELRLDVLGPRHVPRATVADEDGTAINNTSVVARASTPAGRVLLTGDIELLAQSDLLAADTELEADVLKVPHHGSRYSLPRFLSAVRARLALVSVGADNSYGHPNRRTLRTLTAGGALVARTDTGGDVAVLPDATGPALVRRGAGRRCSRRARPRRRNDERA; from the coding sequence GTGACGGTGACCGACCCGGCCCGTGCGGTGCCGGTCAAGCACGACCTGCGGTTGGTGTCCGCGGCGGTGACCGCCTGGCTCGCCGCCTTGCTGGGCCTGCTGTGCGGCTGGTGGGTCGCCCCGCTGGTCGCCGGGCTCGGGGTGCTGGCCGCCGTGCTCGCGCTGTGGCGCGGGCGCTCGGTGCGGGTACGTGCCGGAGCTGCCGCCTTGCTGGTCTGCGGGCTGCTGTCCGGCGGGCTGCTGGGGCCGCGGCTGTGGCAGGCCGAGCACGACACGCTCCGCGAGCATGCCGCGCGCGGAGCCGGGGCGACCTTGCGGGTCGAGGTGACGCAGCGACCGCGACCGGTGCGTTCCGCGGGCTACGCGGGCCGGCAGGGTGGCGTGCGCGCGGTCCTCGTCGCCGCGGTGGTGCTGGAGGTGATCGCGGCGGAGCGGCCGGTGCCCTCGTCCGGGCGGGTGCTGCTCATCGCGCCCGCCGCCGAGTGGTCCCGGGTACTGCCGGGGCAGGTCGTGACGGTGGGGTCGGGGGAACTGGCGCCCGCACGGCCCGGTGAGCTCACGGTGGCCGTGTGCTACGTGCGCGGTCCCCCGGTGCACGCCGGGACGGCGCCGTGGTGGCAGCGTGCCGCGGAGTCCATGCGGGCCGGGTTGCGGGCGGCCTCCGGCGTGCTGACCGCCGAACCCGGCGGCCTGCTGCCGGGCCTGGTCGCCGGCGACACCAGCGCGCTCGTACCGCGAGTGGAGCACGAGTTCCTGGACGCCGGCATGTCGCACCTCGTGGCCGTCTCGGGCAGCAACCTCGCCATCGTCTGTGGTGCGGTCCTGCTGTTGCTTCGCGCCTTTCGCCTCGGGCCCCGCCTTCGCGCCGGCGCCGCGGGCCTCGTGCTGGCCGGGTTCCTCCTGCTGGTCGGGCCGGAACCCAGCGTGCTACGCGCCGGAGTGATGGGCGCGGTCGCGCTGCTCGCGCTGGCGCTGGGCCGCAACGGTTCGGCGCTGCCGGCCCTGGCCGTCGCGGTGGGCGGGCTCGTGCTCTACGACCCGGCCATGGCGGTCAGCTTCGGTTTCGCGCTCTCCGTGGTCGCCACGGCGGGCCTGGTGCTGCTGGCGCCGATCTGGGCGCGGACCATGACCGACCGAGGTGTTCCGGCGGGCTGCGCCGAGGCCCTCACCGTTCCACTGGCGGCCTTCCTGGTCACCGCACCCGTTATCGCGGGTATGGCCGGCGAACTGAGCCTGGTGTCGGTGGTGGCCAACGTGCTGGCGGCGCCGGTGGTCGCACCGGTGACGATCCTGGGCGTGGCGGCGACGGTGCTGGCCGGTGTCTGGCCCCTCGGCGCCGAGGCCCTGGTACGGCTCGCCGGCCCGGGACTGGACTGGTTGATCCTGGTGGCTCGCGAGGCCTCCGCCGTGCCGGGTGCCGTGCTGCCGTGGCCGGACGGCTGGTGGGGTGGTGCGCTGGCCGCGGCGGTCGCGGCCCTGCTGGTGCTGGCCGTCCGGTACCGGCCCGCGCGGACCGGGTTGGCCGTCACCCTGGTGTTCGGCCTGCTGGTCCTGGTGCCCCTGCGAACCATCGCACCATCGTGGCCGCCCGCGAACTGGGCGGTGGTGGCTTGCGACGTCGGTCAGGGGGACGCGATCGTGCTGGCCACCGGTGAGCCCGGCCGCGCCGTCGTGGTGGACACCGGGCCGCAGCCGGGCCCGGTGGACAGATGCCTCGATCGGCTCGATGTCGATCGTGTGCCCCTGGTGCTGCTCAGCCACCTGCACGCGGACCACATCGGCGGGTTGCGGTCGGTGTTCGAGGGCCGGGTGGTCGGCGGTATCGCGGTCGGGCCCGGCCGGGATCCGGAATGGGCCTGGCACCAGGTGGTCGACGAGGCGGCCGCGCACCGGACGCCGCTGGTGGAGCTCGGCTCCGGCGACCAGCTGACCTGGCCAGAGCTGCGGCTGGACGTGCTGGGGCCGCGCCACGTGCCGCGCGCCACCGTGGCCGACGAGGACGGCACCGCGATCAACAACACCTCGGTGGTCGCCCGCGCGAGCACGCCCGCAGGGCGGGTGCTGCTCACCGGTGACATCGAACTGCTCGCGCAGTCCGACCTGCTGGCGGCGGACACGGAGCTGGAAGCGGACGTGCTGAAGGTGCCGCATCACGGCAGCCGGTACTCGTTGCCTCGGTTCCTGAGTGCGGTGCGGGCCAGGCTGGCGCTGGTGAGCGTGGGAGCGGACAACTCCTACGGGCATCCGAACCGGCGCACCCTGCGCACGCTCACGGCGGGCGGTGCGCTGGTGGCGCGGACCGACACCGGTGGGGACGTGGCCGTCCTGCCGGACGCCACCGGCCCCGCACTGGTGCGGCGGGGAGCCGGGCGACGTTGTTCCCGCCGGGCCCGTCCGCGCCGGCGCAACGACGAACGCGCATAA